In Ruminococcaceae bacterium KH2T8, the sequence TCAGAAAGGATAACGATACGCTCCTTAAGAAGTCTGGAATAGATATCGTAAGCGCGCTCTCCGCGGCTTGAGGACTCTATTACTGTAGGTACCAGGCTGGATCTGATGAAATTATCCATAGTTTCTTCTCCTTTATTCATGTATGTTTCCGAAATTAATTCGCTACCTGTACGACCGCATGTCTTACTACGCGATCCTTATAGATGTATCCCTTCTGGAATACTGCTGCGATCTCCTGCTCGCCGAGATCATCGTCATCGACGTGCATTACCGCCTCGTGGAGATTTGGATCGAACTTCGTTCCTCTCTCACACTCGATCTCCTCGACACCGAGCTTTGAAAGCACGTCAGCTGCCTGCTTACCGATGAGCTCTATGCCCTGGATGACCTTCTCGACCGAATTCTCGTCAGCATTCTTTCCGGCATCGAGAGCCCTGTCGATATTATCAAGTACGCCGAGCCAGTCCTTTGTTACGTTAGCGACTGCACTGGCATACAGATCTTCCTTTTCCTTAGTCGTTCTCTTACGGAAATTCTCGTACTCCGCAAAGAGAGCCATATATCTCTTCTCGAGCTCTGCAGTCTTATCGTCTGCATCACCCTCTGCCTCTTCCTCGGAAGCCTCGGCCTCATCAGCCTCTGTTTCTGCTTCTTCCGCTTTGACGTTCTGATCTTCAGCTTCTGCGTCCGTATCCTCTACGTCAAAGACGATCTCTTCGATATCATTTGTATCTTCAGAGTTAGGGAACTCAAGTTCCTCGTTGTCTGACATTACTATGTCCTCCTCGTTTTCCTTATTCTTGTTTATTATTCACTCAATCTCTTTATCTCATCATTCAATTTCTTCCTGACGAAATTAACCTGAGATATGACCTTGGAATAATCCATTCTCTTAGGGCCGATGACCCCGATGTTACCCGACAATGTATCGCCTATGTTATAGGTCGTCGTAATGAAGCTGCAGTCCTCAAGTCCCTCGAGAGATATCTCCTGACCGATCCTGATCATGTAGGAATCATCGCTTCCTATAGTATTCATGCTGTCGCGCTCGATCTCGTTTACATAGCCTGCTACCATGCCGTCGTGCGAAAGAGTACCCAGGAGGTCTCTTGCCCTGCCAAGCTCGGAGAAATCGGGAAGCGAGAGCATCCTGTGCTCACCTTCAAGATAGACATCGAGCTTATCCGCCTGCTTGATCGCAACATATGCCTCGTAGATGACCTGATTCATCAAAGCCTCGGGGATCTCGGATTCCTTTACCGAAGATGCCAGCGTGATGAGCGTTATCTCATCCAGGGGCTTTCCGTAAAGATTCTTCTCGACTGCATTACTTATCTGCATGATCTGCTCATTAGTAAGGAAGTTCGGGATACGTACGACCTTATCCTTTACTACGCCTGCGGAAAGGACTACTACGACGAGTGCCTTACCGGGTTCGATCATGAGCATCTTGAGCTGTGTCAGGAAGCTGCCGTGAAGTCTCGGGCTCATGGCAAGCGATACGAATCCCGTCTTCTCGGAAAGTGCGTTAGTCGCATTGTGAAGAAGATCGGTAACTTCATGTACGCTGTCTGTGATCCTTGCTGAGATCTCATCCTGCTCTTCCTGCGAAAGGATATCCGGATGCATGAGCGAATCTACATATTCTCGGTACCCCTTGTCGGAAGGGATCCTGCCTGCGGATGTATGAGGCTTTTCGATAAGTCCGAGCTTCTCGAGCTCAGCCATTTCATTCCTCAAAGTAGCGGAGCTGACAGTGAAGTTATGACGCTCGATCAAAGCCTTGGAACCAACGGGTTCGTAGGTAGAGACATAGTCATCTACGATAGCCTGCAGGACCTGCTTTTTCCTGTCATCAAGACCCATATCGCATCCGCTCCTTTCGCTTCATTTAGCACTCACCATCATCGAGTGCCAAATACAATATACTATCAACGTCAAAGAAAGTCAATTTGCTTTTGACCTATACCGCAAGTTTGCCTCAGACGGTCTTCGGGAGCATAAGAAAAGCCGCCCGAAATGCCATTCGGACGGCCTTTATATACCTGTTTAATATAAGGATCTTATGCTTCTTTCTTCTTATCGCTGAAGACCGGTGAGAAGATAAATGCAGCAAAGATCAAAGAGATGATCAGGTGTACCAGAATATCATGAGCCGTAACAGTCTGATCCTCGATAACGGATGCATCTCCTCCGTTAAGGAACGGGATAAGATTGTTATTAAAGAAATGCATGAGGATAGGAACCCACATATTCTTACTCTTTATATATCCGTAACCGAAGAAGATGGCTATGGATACGCATGTGATTATCTGTGCAAGGAACATCATCGTACCTGTCTGAGGAGAATAATAAAAATAACATATATTAATATGCCAGAATGCCCATACGAGACCAAGGAGCAGGATGCCCTTTCGCTTGCCGAACTTGTCGAGCATTATGGGCTGAAGATAATATCTCCATCCGTACTCCTCACCGAAGAAAGCAATGCAGGACAAAGGAAGCGACATACCAACACTTACAAGAGACAAGATAGCCTGTAAAGTCACAAGTCCCTTTAGCTGATCACCCAGTGTAGATGTACCGCTTATAAGATCGGAGATGATCGTAGTACCGAAAGCTCGAACAAAATAAAGAACAAGGAAAAGAGCTATCATAAAGATACTCATTCCGGTATTCTTCCAACCTAGGCCGGATTCTTCCCTTTGCTCCTTCTTACCCAAAAGGAAAAAAGCAGTGATAACGGGTGATAAGATAATGAGCGGCAACTGACAGATAAGAGCACCCATCGACATCGACTGGCCGCTTATCGTTACCGTCTTCGCGGGAATAAGTGCAACGATCATTCCACCGATGAGCATCAGAGCGGTAAGCACTACATAAAGGATATAAGTACCTACCTGCATCTTCTCATCTTTCTTCCTGCAGATGAGCTTACCCATTATTACACCCAGAGCAGGAGTCATCATCTGTGCGCTGACGATCGCGGAGAGATCGGTTTCCATCTTTC encodes:
- a CDS encoding molecular chaperone GrpE, whose amino-acid sequence is MSDNEELEFPNSEDTNDIEEIVFDVEDTDAEAEDQNVKAEEAETEADEAEASEEEAEGDADDKTAELEKRYMALFAEYENFRKRTTKEKEDLYASAVANVTKDWLGVLDNIDRALDAGKNADENSVEKVIQGIELIGKQAADVLSKLGVEEIECERGTKFDPNLHEAVMHVDDDDLGEQEIAAVFQKGYIYKDRVVRHAVVQVAN
- a CDS encoding heat-inducible transcription repressor HrcA, whose product is MGLDDRKKQVLQAIVDDYVSTYEPVGSKALIERHNFTVSSATLRNEMAELEKLGLIEKPHTSAGRIPSDKGYREYVDSLMHPDILSQEEQDEISARITDSVHEVTDLLHNATNALSEKTGFVSLAMSPRLHGSFLTQLKMLMIEPGKALVVVVLSAGVVKDKVVRIPNFLTNEQIMQISNAVEKNLYGKPLDEITLITLASSVKESEIPEALMNQVIYEAYVAIKQADKLDVYLEGEHRMLSLPDFSELGRARDLLGTLSHDGMVAGYVNEIERDSMNTIGSDDSYMIRIGQEISLEGLEDCSFITTTYNIGDTLSGNIGVIGPKRMDYSKVISQVNFVRKKLNDEIKRLSE
- a CDS encoding Membrane protease YdiL, CAAX protease family; this encodes MSELSPAVTDEAVAKKKLWIFIACAYGIPAIITIFMIIGRKMETDLSAIVSAQMMTPALGVIMGKLICRKKDEKMQVGTYILYVVLTALMLIGGMIVALIPAKTVTISGQSMSMGALICQLPLIILSPVITAFFLLGKKEQREESGLGWKNTGMSIFMIALFLVLYFVRAFGTTIISDLISGTSTLGDQLKGLVTLQAILSLVSVGMSLPLSCIAFFGEEYGWRYYLQPIMLDKFGKRKGILLLGLVWAFWHINICYFYYSPQTGTMMFLAQIITCVSIAIFFGYGYIKSKNMWVPILMHFFNNNLIPFLNGGDASVIEDQTVTAHDILVHLIISLIFAAFIFSPVFSDKKKEA